Below is a genomic region from Zingiber officinale cultivar Zhangliang unplaced genomic scaffold, Zo_v1.1 ctg81, whole genome shotgun sequence.
GATGGAGGAGGTGGAGGCAGTTCTTGAGCGGATCTCGGACCTCCATGACAAGATCAGCGACGCCATCCACACTATCTCGCGCGCTCACTTCCTCCGCTTGGTTAAGGACTCCCGCGGAGGAAGGGACCAGCCGCCGCTGGTAGCTAAAGAGGTTGATTGTGAGGGAGATGGGAAGGGCGGGTTTGTATACGTCAAGGATTTGGGGGTGGAAGTTGAGGACCAAGGCGCGGCGATGGAGGAGGCCAGGAGCCTCAACGCCATCCGCACTGCGCTGGAGAACCTCGAGGACCAGCTTGATTTCTTTCATGTCAGTTCTGCTACTTTCGGGTGTTGAATTTTCTTGTTTTCCCCTTTCTTCTTTGTCGTTTTAATTCGTATTCATGCTGGAACCGAAGGAGATGCATTTCAGTTTGTTTGCGATCGTAATATCGTTTTTATTAATTGATTGAAGTTTGATGCGTATAATTTGTCATTATATTCTCATTTATTTGGTAGATCCAAGAGAGTTTCGACAATATACTGCTCACAGTACGATTTCTCATTAGAGCAATTTGCAATTATAATTTTGAATGTCGAATTCAATAGTTGGCTGCCTATCGGATATTTGTTCgttgtttatttttaattgattccatttcaattctttgtCTTTGCCTTATCGATTTTAATTTAACCCTCAAGTCATTTAGACTTTGCAATTCTTCGTAACCATTGAGGTTCCTCAATAATGAAGGTTCCTTTGGAACAATATCTGGAGTAAATTTCACTCATATTATGAATAAAGTAAAAggggaa
It encodes:
- the LOC122037793 gene encoding plastid division protein PDV1-like, whose product is MRWEMEMEEVEAVLERISDLHDKISDAIHTISRAHFLRLVKDSRGGRDQPPLVAKEVDCEGDGKGGFVYVKDLGVEVEDQGAAMEEARSLNAIRTALENLEDQLDFFHTVQSQQRAERVAAIARLEQSRVVLAKRLA